From Denitrovibrio acetiphilus DSM 12809, the proteins below share one genomic window:
- the glmU gene encoding bifunctional UDP-N-acetylglucosamine diphosphorylase/glucosamine-1-phosphate N-acetyltransferase GlmU, producing the protein MKIMALILAAGKGTRMKSDLPKVLFEAAGKPMIDYVVDAAKGVSASEINVVIGNGAELVRDHLGGEVNFSLQETQRGTGDAVMAAAAEVERFDGKVLILCGDMPLIQSETLNKFIEESADKDVSFISVKVKKPEGYGRVVRGLDDSVLKIVEEKDASDEEKRINEVNTGIYLCDSGVLLERLKNIDSNNAQGEYYLTDIVAEGASAYLAKDENEFIGVNNRAHLANASKLLWQKRAEEHMANGVSLIDPSVFYCDDDVVIEADAVIYPNVFLQKGTVIRKGAVVYPGCRIKNSEIGENCEIKDNCLITDSYVGAKSAIGPMAQLRPGTVLKGKNKIGNFVETKKAEMGIGSKASHLTYLGDAEIGKDVNIGCGTITCNYDGISKYKTVIGDGVFVGSDVQLVAPVTVGEGALIAAGSTITKDVPADALGITRASQKNLEGWVSRWKQKRKK; encoded by the coding sequence ATGAAGATTATGGCTCTTATCCTTGCTGCGGGCAAGGGGACAAGAATGAAATCTGACCTGCCAAAAGTGCTTTTCGAGGCGGCGGGTAAACCTATGATAGATTATGTCGTGGACGCTGCGAAAGGCGTTTCCGCATCAGAGATAAATGTTGTGATAGGCAATGGTGCAGAGCTTGTGCGTGACCACCTTGGCGGGGAAGTTAACTTCAGCCTTCAGGAAACCCAGCGGGGGACAGGGGACGCTGTTATGGCAGCCGCTGCGGAGGTCGAGAGATTTGACGGGAAAGTACTCATCCTCTGCGGGGATATGCCCCTTATACAATCAGAAACTCTAAATAAATTCATAGAAGAATCAGCAGATAAAGATGTCTCTTTCATAAGTGTGAAGGTGAAAAAACCTGAGGGTTACGGACGTGTTGTGAGAGGTCTGGACGACAGTGTTCTTAAGATAGTTGAAGAGAAAGATGCATCAGATGAAGAGAAACGAATAAACGAGGTGAACACCGGTATATACCTGTGTGACAGCGGAGTGCTTCTCGAAAGGCTGAAAAATATAGACAGCAACAATGCGCAGGGCGAGTATTACCTTACAGATATAGTTGCAGAGGGTGCGTCAGCCTATCTTGCCAAGGATGAGAATGAGTTTATCGGTGTAAACAACAGAGCCCATCTGGCAAATGCGTCAAAGCTGCTCTGGCAGAAAAGAGCGGAAGAGCATATGGCAAATGGTGTTTCACTGATTGACCCGTCTGTGTTTTACTGCGATGACGATGTTGTTATAGAGGCTGATGCTGTTATATATCCTAATGTCTTCCTTCAGAAAGGTACTGTCATCCGCAAGGGTGCTGTTGTCTATCCCGGATGCAGGATAAAGAACAGCGAAATAGGCGAAAACTGCGAAATTAAAGACAACTGCCTGATAACTGACAGCTATGTCGGTGCAAAATCTGCGATAGGTCCTATGGCACAGCTTCGTCCGGGAACAGTGCTGAAAGGGAAAAATAAGATAGGGAATTTTGTAGAGACCAAAAAAGCAGAGATGGGCATAGGCTCAAAGGCGAGTCACCTTACCTATCTGGGTGATGCTGAAATAGGCAAAGATGTTAATATCGGCTGCGGAACCATTACATGCAATTATGATGGTATCAGTAAATATAAAACAGTAATCGGTGACGGAGTCTTTGTCGGGAGTGATGTTCAGCTTGTGGCTCCTGTAACTGTCGGCGAAGGCGCACTCATAGCGGCTGGTTCCACCATTACAAAAGATGTTCCTGCGGATGCTCTCGGCATCACCCGTGCCAGCCAGAAAAATCTGGAAGGCTGGGTCAGCAGATGGAAACAAAAGAGAAAGAAGTAG
- a CDS encoding N-acetylmuramoyl-L-alanine amidase, with protein MKKLILAIMLILTATAAFAGIEEYQSAKKDLDYIEHSSKVTRKSYHIVADKFHSIYAKDPSGKLADDSLYYTARTYHRSYVRYKQRADLLNALKNFKLLASNYQTRLASLAYIESANLYEEQKDYPSARYMLKKLISRFPNTEDAKTAEGKLAGIEKKFRKSLYADNPKIETASTAAKPEPPVVNSVLTDKENPDDDKSDDTAAESAATAKNKEVAYGSENASSAVPAGKVVVNRVRYFSTEDYTRVVLDLSGQTKFEKHWLKANPQFNKPPRLFLDIEDAVMSSEIPKDINIKDGLLDSLRWGYNRPGVARVVLDSDNVKDFTVFAMSNPDRIVIDVSGNPLDKKTTASSTYVSSTKKVPSGTKVIANGEGSGTLASVFGLKIKTIVIDPGHGGKDPGASYYGIKEKDVVLDVGKELYDMIKKRYKDIDVYMTRNTDVFIPLEARTAFANRKKADLFISVHVNAAPNKKARGVETYVLNVTNDKKALAVAALENQTTQKSMSDLQGILKDIMLNSKLEESLQLASFVQKAMHKNLYKTSRYDLGVKQAPFYVLVGAKMPAVLVEAGFVSNKNEANMLKTKRYRKQIAEGVFNGISSYLKIFNGE; from the coding sequence ATGAAGAAACTGATTCTTGCTATAATGCTGATATTGACTGCAACGGCAGCATTTGCCGGCATTGAAGAGTACCAGTCCGCCAAAAAGGATCTGGACTATATCGAGCATTCAAGCAAAGTAACCAGAAAATCATATCACATAGTCGCTGACAAATTTCACAGTATCTACGCCAAAGACCCAAGCGGTAAGCTGGCTGATGATTCTCTCTATTATACCGCACGCACATACCACAGAAGCTATGTTCGTTATAAGCAGAGGGCAGACCTTCTGAATGCTCTGAAAAATTTCAAACTGCTGGCATCAAACTATCAGACAAGGCTTGCATCCCTTGCGTACATAGAATCGGCGAATCTTTATGAGGAGCAGAAAGACTATCCCTCGGCGAGGTATATGCTGAAAAAGCTTATAAGCAGGTTTCCTAATACCGAAGATGCAAAGACAGCAGAGGGGAAGCTTGCTGGTATAGAAAAGAAATTCAGAAAAAGCCTATACGCAGACAACCCGAAAATTGAAACAGCCTCCACTGCTGCCAAGCCTGAACCGCCAGTCGTTAATTCTGTCCTGACTGACAAAGAAAATCCGGATGATGACAAATCAGATGATACAGCAGCAGAATCTGCCGCTACGGCGAAGAATAAAGAGGTTGCCTACGGAAGTGAAAACGCATCGTCTGCTGTCCCCGCCGGCAAGGTTGTGGTGAACAGAGTCCGGTACTTTTCTACAGAAGATTATACCAGAGTAGTCCTTGACCTCTCCGGTCAGACGAAATTTGAGAAACACTGGCTGAAAGCTAACCCGCAGTTCAATAAACCGCCCAGACTTTTTCTGGATATCGAAGACGCTGTTATGTCCAGTGAGATTCCGAAGGATATCAACATCAAAGACGGGCTCCTTGACTCGCTCCGCTGGGGGTATAACAGACCTGGCGTGGCACGCGTTGTTCTCGACAGCGACAATGTAAAAGATTTTACAGTGTTTGCTATGTCTAACCCTGATAGGATTGTTATAGATGTCAGCGGTAACCCTCTGGATAAAAAGACCACTGCTTCGTCAACTTATGTCTCTTCAACAAAAAAAGTTCCTTCCGGTACAAAAGTTATCGCCAATGGTGAAGGGAGTGGAACTCTTGCGAGTGTCTTCGGGCTTAAGATCAAAACAATCGTCATCGACCCGGGGCATGGCGGGAAAGATCCGGGAGCCAGCTACTACGGCATAAAAGAGAAGGATGTTGTTCTGGATGTCGGCAAAGAGCTCTACGACATGATAAAGAAGAGATACAAAGATATAGATGTCTATATGACAAGAAATACTGACGTTTTTATACCTCTGGAGGCACGGACTGCCTTCGCCAACAGAAAGAAAGCAGACCTTTTCATCTCTGTGCATGTCAACGCTGCGCCTAATAAAAAAGCCCGTGGTGTTGAAACATATGTACTGAACGTTACAAATGACAAGAAAGCACTTGCTGTTGCTGCACTGGAGAACCAGACAACACAAAAATCCATGTCTGACCTTCAGGGCATTCTGAAAGACATAATGCTGAACTCCAAGCTTGAAGAATCGCTTCAGCTTGCGTCCTTCGTGCAGAAGGCAATGCATAAGAATTTATACAAAACAAGCCGCTACGACCTGGGTGTTAAGCAGGCTCCTTTTTATGTGCTGGTGGGTGCTAAGATGCCCGCAGTTCTGGTGGAGGCCGGCTTTGTCTCAAATAAAAATGAAGCGAACATGCTGAAAACTAAAAGATACCGCAAGCAGATAGCAGAAGGTGTTTTTAACGGTATCAGCTCATATCTTAAAATATTCAACGGCGAATAA
- the uvrA gene encoding excinuclease ABC subunit UvrA, translated as MNDHIIIKGARQHNLKNIDLKIPKNKLVVITGVSGSGKSTLAFDTLYAEGQRRYVESLSAYARQFLEMMEKPDVDSIEYLSPAISIEQKSISRNPRSTVGTITEIYDYMRLLFARAGAVHCPVCGKLVQSYSVQQIVDRVLAFGEDAKVEIMAPVVRGKKGEYKKLFEKLLKDGYVRAVIDGEVRRLEEPIELDKQVKHSISVVIDRIKIKESVNRRLTDSVETALGLGEGLVEVMTDDRRDLYSQKFTCPDCDISIEEIEPRSFSFNNPFGACPECEGLGEKQVFDTEAIVPNDEISVREGAIEPWQQFDNFHFYNTLVALSEQFGIDMNKPYRDLTEKHKKILLEGLDEPIKMFTFKGEKKVFYDKKFNGVFGLLKEKLYTGTQTDRDFAKKYMSAQNCPSCDGARLKRTSLSVFVGGKNIAEISAMNVREVLEFFEGVTFDGFIKDVAAKIINEIKRRLKFLNDVGLSYITLERKASTLSGGEAQRIRLATQIGSGLTDVLYVLDEPSIGLHQRDNDMLIATLKNLRDIGNSLIVVEHDEDTIYASDFVVDMGPGAGRKGGEVVFTGHPEELKHCEGSLTGQYLSGRKAIEMSAERRKPDGRCIELAGATENNLKDISVKIPLGLNICVTGVSGSGKSTLIMDTLQVALKKKLLRNNARSGAFRDLTGVEQLDKVIDIDQSPIGRTPRSNPSTYTGVFTDIREIFAMTQDAKVRGYKISRFSFNVKGPKGGRCETCQGEGYIKIEMHFLPDMYVKCDACHGKRYNRDTLDIRYKGQNIADVMDMTVNQGFEFFENIPKLKNKLAVLKDVGLGYIKLGQPATTLSGGEAQRVKLAKELMKRPTGKTLYIFDEPTTGLHFDDINKLVKIFARLTDSGNTVIIIEHNLDVIKCADHIIDLGPEGGEGGGEIVFEGTPEDCAKCKASYTGKYLKGKLVT; from the coding sequence ATGAATGACCATATAATTATCAAAGGTGCCAGACAGCACAACCTTAAAAATATCGATCTTAAAATACCCAAGAACAAGCTTGTAGTCATAACAGGTGTGTCCGGATCTGGTAAGTCCACATTAGCTTTTGATACCCTCTATGCTGAAGGGCAGAGACGCTACGTCGAGTCTCTCTCCGCCTATGCGCGGCAGTTTCTAGAGATGATGGAAAAGCCTGATGTGGATTCTATTGAGTACCTCTCACCTGCCATAAGCATAGAGCAGAAATCAATCAGCAGGAACCCACGATCCACAGTCGGAACGATCACAGAAATCTATGACTATATGCGGCTTCTCTTCGCCCGTGCGGGTGCTGTGCACTGTCCGGTCTGCGGAAAGCTTGTCCAGAGTTATTCTGTTCAGCAAATAGTAGACAGGGTGCTTGCTTTTGGTGAAGATGCAAAAGTTGAAATTATGGCTCCTGTTGTCAGGGGCAAAAAGGGCGAATACAAAAAACTATTCGAAAAACTCCTTAAAGACGGTTATGTCCGTGCTGTTATAGATGGAGAGGTGCGCAGACTTGAAGAACCGATTGAGCTGGATAAACAGGTTAAGCACAGTATCTCTGTTGTTATCGACAGGATAAAGATAAAAGAGAGCGTCAACAGAAGGCTTACTGATTCTGTTGAAACAGCTCTTGGGCTTGGAGAAGGGCTTGTTGAGGTTATGACAGATGACCGCAGAGACCTGTATTCACAAAAATTTACCTGCCCTGACTGCGATATAAGCATAGAAGAGATTGAGCCGAGAAGTTTTTCGTTCAACAACCCTTTTGGTGCATGTCCCGAGTGTGAGGGGCTTGGCGAAAAACAGGTTTTTGACACGGAAGCGATAGTCCCTAACGATGAAATAAGTGTCCGTGAAGGTGCCATAGAGCCGTGGCAGCAGTTTGATAACTTCCATTTTTATAATACGCTGGTTGCTCTCTCAGAGCAGTTCGGCATTGATATGAACAAACCATACAGAGACCTCACTGAAAAGCATAAAAAGATTCTCCTCGAGGGGCTGGACGAACCGATCAAAATGTTCACCTTTAAAGGGGAGAAGAAAGTTTTTTACGATAAGAAGTTCAACGGTGTTTTCGGACTTCTGAAAGAGAAGCTTTACACCGGAACACAGACAGACAGAGACTTTGCTAAAAAATATATGTCTGCTCAGAATTGCCCTTCATGTGACGGAGCCAGACTGAAACGCACAAGCCTGTCCGTTTTTGTCGGTGGTAAAAATATTGCAGAGATTTCTGCTATGAATGTTCGTGAAGTCTTGGAATTTTTCGAAGGTGTGACATTTGACGGGTTTATAAAAGATGTCGCAGCTAAGATCATTAATGAGATAAAACGTAGGCTGAAATTCCTTAACGATGTTGGTTTGAGCTATATCACTCTGGAACGGAAGGCGTCAACACTTTCCGGCGGCGAAGCCCAGAGGATACGCCTGGCTACACAGATAGGTTCAGGGCTTACCGATGTCCTTTATGTTCTGGATGAGCCGAGCATCGGTCTTCATCAGCGTGATAACGATATGCTCATAGCCACACTGAAAAACCTGCGGGACATAGGCAATTCGCTGATAGTTGTAGAACATGACGAAGATACTATATACGCATCTGACTTTGTGGTTGATATGGGACCGGGTGCCGGACGAAAGGGCGGTGAAGTGGTTTTTACCGGACATCCGGAAGAGCTGAAACACTGCGAAGGGTCTCTCACAGGTCAATACCTGTCGGGGAGAAAAGCTATAGAGATGTCGGCAGAGAGGAGAAAACCTGACGGCAGATGTATAGAGCTCGCAGGGGCAACAGAGAACAACCTGAAAGATATAAGCGTGAAAATACCTCTCGGTTTAAATATATGCGTGACAGGTGTTTCAGGCTCGGGTAAATCAACTCTTATCATGGATACACTTCAGGTTGCACTGAAGAAAAAACTGCTCAGGAATAACGCAAGAAGCGGTGCTTTCAGAGACCTGACAGGTGTTGAGCAGCTTGATAAAGTTATAGATATTGACCAGTCGCCCATAGGGCGCACACCTCGTTCCAACCCTTCAACATATACCGGAGTTTTTACAGACATCCGTGAAATTTTTGCAATGACGCAGGATGCAAAAGTTCGCGGATACAAAATAAGCCGTTTCAGCTTTAACGTGAAAGGACCAAAGGGCGGACGGTGTGAGACTTGTCAGGGGGAAGGATACATTAAGATAGAGATGCACTTTCTGCCGGATATGTATGTTAAATGTGATGCCTGTCATGGAAAAAGATATAATCGCGACACCCTTGATATACGCTATAAAGGGCAGAATATTGCAGACGTTATGGACATGACAGTTAATCAGGGATTTGAGTTTTTCGAAAATATTCCGAAATTAAAGAATAAGCTTGCGGTTCTGAAGGATGTAGGGCTTGGATATATAAAGCTCGGTCAGCCTGCGACAACTCTTTCCGGAGGGGAAGCCCAGCGTGTTAAGCTCGCAAAAGAGCTGATGAAACGCCCCACAGGAAAAACTTTATATATTTTTGATGAACCCACGACAGGACTTCATTTTGATGATATAAACAAGCTGGTGAAAATTTTCGCACGTCTGACAGACAGCGGAAATACTGTCATCATCATAGAACATAACCTTGATGTTATAAAATGTGCCGACCATATCATAGACCTCGGTCCGGAAGGGGGCGAAGGTGGCGGCGAGATTGTTTTCGAGGGAACACCGGAGGATTGCGCTAAGTGTAAGGCCTCCTACACAGGAAAATACTTAAAGGGTAAACTTGTTACATGA